A genome region from Chthonomonas sp. includes the following:
- a CDS encoding PEP-CTERM sorting domain-containing protein (PEP-CTERM proteins occur, often in large numbers, in the proteomes of bacteria that also encode an exosortase, a predicted intramembrane cysteine proteinase. The presence of a PEP-CTERM domain at a protein's C-terminus predicts cleavage within the sorting domain, followed by covalent anchoring to some some component of the (usually Gram-negative) cell surface. Many PEP-CTERM proteins exhibit an unusual sequence composition that includes large numbers of potential glycosylation sites. Expression of one such protein has been shown restore the ability of a bacterium to form floc, a type of biofilm.), whose amino-acid sequence MGTHKLRNSDALNGFIRYGNDPYIDFGTVSDILSFGAEGYTLDCINDNGMIAGHMRLNGATRAFTATPVPEPSAWLGLALAIVMLRRRAAS is encoded by the coding sequence GTGGGGACTCACAAGCTGAGAAACTCAGACGCACTCAACGGATTCATCCGATATGGTAACGACCCCTATATTGACTTCGGCACCGTGAGCGATATTCTGAGCTTTGGAGCCGAGGGATATACGCTGGACTGCATCAACGACAATGGGATGATTGCCGGGCATATGAGGCTCAATGGCGCGACCAGAGCCTTCACCGCAACGCCAGTGCCCGAACCAAGTGCGTGGCTTGGCCTCGCTCTCGCGATCGTTATGCTGCGACGACGAGCCGCTTCTTGA